CGGCGTCGCGCAGGCGGCTGACGGATTCGGGGGTGAGGTGTCGGCTGAGGACGTCGAGGGCGGCGAGGACCTCGGCGAGGGCGGCGGGGTCGTCGGTGCCGAGGGCGGCGGCGACGGCCGGGGCGACGGGTGCGGCGGCGGCCCTCGCGGAGCGGTCGGAGATCTCGGGGGCCTTGCGGACGAGGGAGCGCCGGCGGTCGGCGGGGTCGGTCTCGGTGACGACCGAGCCGGCCTCGCGGAGGCGGGCGACGCAACCGGAAACCTGGCTCTGCGGCAGGCCGGT
The window above is part of the Streptomyces sp. TLI_235 genome. Proteins encoded here:
- a CDS encoding DNA-binding MarR family transcriptional regulator, with protein sequence MNGLELFLLGRTLMKIGEQTIPAAGIGPQPTGTRAVLVVLSDVVEHPGSAVGEIAARTGLPQSQVSGCVARLREAGSVVTETDPADRRRSLVRKAPEISDRSARAAAAPVAPAVAAALGTDDPAALAEVLAALDVLSRHLTPESVSRLRDAAASPAPH